The sequence below is a genomic window from Deltaproteobacteria bacterium GWC2_55_46.
AAGCCCTTGAGCTCACGGTTCACAACCGCGAAATCCTCCTTAGGGTCCCTGCCGGTCATTGGGGAGATGTCTATCACATGGACGAACATGCTAGTCCTCTCGACGTGCTTCAAAAACTTTACGCCAAGCCCCTTGCCCTCGTGAGCCCCTTCGATAAGCCCGGGTATGTCGGCCACAACGAAGCCGCCGAAGTCCCCGAACTTTACGATACCGAGATTTGGCACAAGTGTTGTAAACGGGTAGTCGGCTATCTTGGGTTTGGCCGCAGAGATATGCGATATAAGGGTAGATTTTCCGGCGTTCGGAAAACCTATTATGCCGACATCCGCGAGGAGCTTTAGCTCAAGCTTCAGGTTCCGCTCCTCGCCAGGTTCGCCTGGCTGGGCAAACCTCGGCGTCTGGTGCGTTGATGTCGCGAAGTGCGCGTTTCCCTTGCCTCCCCTTCCGGCCTTGCAGCACAGGAACTCCTGCCCGTCCACCACGAGGTCGGCTATCACCTCTCCGGTATCCGCGTCTTTTATGACGGTGCCAACAGGAACCTTTATGGTAAGGTCTTCCCCGTCCCTCCCGGAGCACATGCTGCCCATGCCATGCTCTCCCCTCTCAGCCTGGTACTCGCGCCTGTACTTGAAGTCGAGCAGGCTTGACAGGCGATTGTCGGCAACGAATATCACGTCCGCGCCCCTGCCGCCGTTCCCGCCGTCAGGACCGCCCTTCGGCACGTACTTCTCTCGCCTGAAGCTTATGCAGCCTTTGCCGCCATCACCGGCCTTTACGTATACCTTCGCCTCATCAATAAACTTCATATTTTCAATTCCGTTTGATGCGTTATTGGATTCTCAGGGATTGTTGCCTCTTCGGTTCTTTCGATACGCAGACCGTTGTCTTCGTTATAACGGTTTTTAAAACAATATCTACGAAATATAAAAAGGGCGGATGCCGGAGAAGACCGACTCGCCTCTCCATTCCGCCCTTTTCAAGTTATCATATCCCTCTTACTGCGGAAGGATGTTTACGAACTTTTTGGCTCCCTTGTCCTCGAACTGGACGATGCCGCTCACCTTGGCGAAGATGGTGAAGTCCCTGCCCATGCCAGCGTTGGAGCCTGGATATACCCTGCTGCCTACCTGCCTTACTATGATAGAACCGGCCGATACCTCCTGACCTGAGAAGCGCTTTACGCCCCTTCTCTGACCGTTAGAGTCCCTGCCGTTCCTTGAGCTTCCGCCTGCCTTTTTATGAGCCACTGTAAAGACCCTCCCTTGACCTTAACTTAAAAATCAGCCCTTTATTTCCTGAATCTTTATGCTGGTAAAGAGCTGCCTGTGACCCTGCCTCTTGTCGTAGCCCTTCCTTCTCTTCTTCTTGTAGACTATTACCTTCTTGCCCTTGCCCTGGCCGAGTATCTCGGCTACGACCGTGGCCCCTGCCACCGTCGGGGTCCCAAGCTTTATGCTTTCGCCCTCGCCTACAGCGAGGACCTCTGAGAGCTCGACCCTGGCGCCGGGGTCTCCCGCGAGCTTCTCAACGTTCAGGACGTCTCCCTCGGAAACCCTGTACTGCTTGCCCCCTGTCTTTATGACCGCGTGCATCTTCCACTATCCTCCGGTAATATTGAATGTAAGATATTAGCGGTTTTGCCAAACCATGTCAAGACCTTTATGAAGGCAGCTCCTCGGCCTTGCAAACGGGCGGGAAATCGATAGAATCACAGGGTATGAAGCCTGCCGTCCGCGAAAGAAGATATCCCTTCGGCTTAAGCCGCAACGTATTCTTCACAGGGGTAGTAAGCATGTTCATGGACATCTCCTCCGAGATGATCTACCCCCTCCTACCGCTTTTCCTTACAAACGTGCTCGGCGCCACAAAGACGGCGGTCGGCATAATAGAGGGCATCGCCGAGGCTACCGCCTCTTTATTAAAGGTATTCTCAGGGTGGCTTTCCGACAGGCTGGGGCGAAGAAAACTCCTCATGGGCGCCGGTTATGGGATATCAGCCCTTAGCAGGCCCATTATCGCCCTTGCCGCGACCTGGTCACAGGTACTGGGGGCCAGGTTCATAGACAGGGTCGGAAAAGGTGTTCGGACCTCGCCAAGGGACGCCATAATAGCTGATTCTACAGATAACAGCAAACTCGGATTAGCCTTCGGCTTTCACAGGTCGATGGATACCATCGGGGCCGTCATCGGCCCCGGCATAGCATTTGTGCTGCTCCTCATATTCGTCGACAACCTGCGCCTCGTATTCTTCGCCTCGGCGATACCGGCCATTATCGCGGTAGTTGTCATAATATTGTTCATAAAGGAACGGAAACGGCCAAAGGAAGATGTAATCAAGCTCCCAAAATTATCCATCTCATCCTTTAACGGCCCCTTCAGGAGATACCTGCTGGTAGTGGGGGTCTTCTCCCTCGGATACTTCGCGGACGCGTTCCTCATCCTGCAGGCAGAAAACCTCGGCGTACAAAGCGCGCTTATCCCCATAATATACCTGGTATTCAATGTAGTTTACGCCGCCTCATCGACACCCATGGGCGCGCTGGCCGACAGGATAGGCCTCAGGCTCATGATCCTTGCCGGGTTCATATACTACTCGATACTCTTCCTTTTCATAGGGTTCTCCTCAAGCGCCATCCACATATGGATACTTTTTCCACTCTACGGCCTCTACAAGGGCATGAGCGAGGGGACCCTGAGGGCATATCTTGCCACTCTTGCCCCAGAAGGGCAGAAGGCTACCGCCTTCGGCGTATACCATACGGTCGTGGGGCTCATGCTCCTTCCCGCGAGCATAATAGCCGGATATCTTTGGGATAACGTAGGGGCTTCCGCGACGTTTCTCTTCGGGAGCGCGATGTCTGCGCTTGCGGCAGTACTCTTCCTGTTATTGAAGACCCACAGGTCGTGAGGGTTTTAAGGCGGGGCTACTTTTCAGATGCCTTTTTGATGGAGGAGTCCGTCAGGTTTACCTCCTTCAGCCTGCCTTTTACGTCGCCGAAGAAGAATATGCCCTTTGCTATGGCATGGGTTGGGAGCATGCCCTTTGTGAAGCGTATCTCCACGTCGCCGTTCATGGAGCCGAAAAGTTCCTTGTCTATCCTCGCGTCAGCGAGATAGTCCGGGACGATTCCTGACCTCGTCCTCTTTTTAAGCTCTTTTTCAGTGGCTACCTTTATATGTATCTCCGGGAAGCGGTCCTCCTTCGGGAAGCTCGCTATGTCGTATTCGCGGCCATGCTCGACCTCGCCATAGGCCCCGAACCTGAAGTTATAGAAGGCGGCTATCGGGTCATCCACATACATGCCTTCCGGTATCTTCACGTTGCCGCTCTTTTCTTCCTTCCCAGCGCCCCAGCTCTTCCAGCTGACTATCCTCTTGTCATAGTCCATCTTGTAAGTGCCTTTTCTCGCGGACTTCCCGTCCATCTCGACCTCTTTTTCGAAGCTTACGGTAACAAACCGCTTTCCGTCCCCGGTCATCTTGAGCCTTGAGACGTACCTGTCCTTCCTGTGGCGCAAAAGGGTATCTATTAAGCCGCTTGTACCGGCGGTAAGGGTGGCGGTATAGGTATTCGGGCCGTCGCTTTTCAGAACGACCTTCCCCTGCGCCACATTACTGAAGAACCATACGCCGATATCATAGACCAGCTCCTCGCCTTCGAATGTCTGGCCTATGGTCTTCCCATGATCTTTTGAAGGCTCAGAGGCGCTTAACGCGGGTGCTGAGGATAAGAGGGCGATCGACAGAAAGAGTGAGCCGGCTAAACGCCTTAGCCATGACAGATGAAAGAACATGCGGATATTTTAAGTCAATTCAGCCGCTAATTCAAGTAAATAGCTAAAATACAAGGCTTTCCATGGCAGAGCTGCTTGCGCGCCGGGGTTATTGCTGTATACTTAGATTTAAGGAGGGGCGCGCGCGTCAAGCCCCCATATACTTGCCGTATCTTCCATTCTCACTTACCAACAATACCAAGGAGGTAACAGCATGAAGAGGTCTACTCTTTCAGCGGTCGCGATGTCATTTCTTTTATCAATATTCGCAGCTTCCCCTGCACTGTCAGATGAGGCGACGGCAGGGACCACAGAGCAGCAGGCAGCCACTCAGCAAAGAGGCGCCGCTGCCCAGGATGTCTCCAAGCAGCAGAAGCAGGCTGTCAAACAGACCCAGCAGGCCATAGACAACTTAAGGTCCGCCCTGAGGAACTTCGAGCAGGCCCAGCAGCAGGCAAGGCAGGATGAGCACCTGAAGCAGGCCGTCAACAGCGCGAAGGAAGCAATAGACAGCGCCGAGAAGGCGCTTGAACACGCCAGGATATCACCTGCCGCCGGCACTGAACGTGGTATGGAGCAGCAGCAAAGGCAGATGACACCGGGTTCTGAGCGCAGCGGCGCAGGCACCAGCGGCGGCGGGATGTAAAAATACCTGACAATACCCAGGAGGCGGGCCGAAAGCCCGCCTCTTTTTTTATTGGGCCGCATGACAGAACATCCCCTGATGCTTCAACGATCATAGTGGGTGTCCCTTCTCGCCTGTCCTCACGCCGATCAAGGTTAAAAATCATTTACACGCCGCGTAACCCATAGTATATTATCCGTATTCTTTAAAAATTATGGCGCCAATAATATCAATAATAGGCAAATCCGGCAGCGGCAAGACGACCCTCCTTGAGATGGTCATCTCAGAGCTTACACGCAGGGGCTACAGCGTGGGCATCTTGAAGCACGACGCCCACGGCTTTGAGATAGACCACGAAGGCAAGGACTCGTGGAGGCATAAGCAGGCCGGGGCAAGCGTCGTCGCCCTCGCCTCTCCGGAGAAGTTCGCGGTAATAAAGGACACCTCCAGCGAATGGCCGCCAGAGAGGATCATAGCTTCCTACTTTACGGATGTAGACGTCATATTAACCGAAGGCTTCAAAAAATCGGGATTTCCCAAAATAGAGGTCGTCCGCAAGGCAAACTCGTCGAGGCCGGTCTCTTCCAAAGATAAAAACCTCATAGCCTTTGCCTCGGACTTCCGGGTGAGCAGGCGCCTTCCGGTCTACGATATCAATGATTTCAAGGGGGTTGCCGACCTCATCGAAAAACAGATAATAAAAAAGCACCTGGAGCCAGGGATAAGCCTCATTGTTGACGGGCAGCAGGTCGAGCTCAAGCCATTTATAGAAAACCTCCTCCGTGACGGGGTCTCCGGGATGATAAAGAGCCTCAAGGGGTGCGATAAGGCAAAAGAGATAGAGATAAGGATCAAAAAGGGATGACCCTCTTGAGGGCCCCTGAAAAGACCTGCCGACAGATTCCAACCAATCAACTGCCTGAGACAGCCTTGAACAAAATCAATATGACAGGAGCAATACTCGCCGGGGGCCAGAGCCGACGGATGGGCTTCAACAAGGCCTTCATCTCTACAGGCGAAGGCGCCATAATAGAACGGACCGTCCGGCTCATAAGCTCGGTATTCAAAGAGTCCTTCATCGTGGCAAATGACGCGGCCATCTATAAAGGCCTCGGCCTTCCGGTCTATACCGATATCATAAGCGGGGCCGGTAGCCTGGGCGGGATATACACCGCCATTTTCCATTCCGGAAATAATTACACATTTGTAGTCGCCTGCGATATGCCGTACCTTGACGAGGCTTGCGTAAGGGCGGTGGCTGAAAGGACTGGCAAGGCCGGCTCTGTAGCGCCCTTCATAGGCGGCATGCTCCATCCCATGCACGCCGCGTACTCGAAAAGGTGCCTCACCGTGATAGAAAAGCATATAAAGGCCGGGGACTTGATGATAAACACGCTTTTGGATGAGATAGACACCCTGCGGCTTACCGAAGATGACTTCCCTGGCCTGCCGATAGCGCGGTCAGTTGAAAACGTCAATACTAAAGATGACTTGAGAAGGACAGGACTCGATGGAGAATAGAATAGCTGATATAGGCAAGCTTGAAGCCCTTATGGAAAGGCTCCGGGGTGAGGACGGCTGCCCATGGGACAGGGCCCAGACATTCGATTCGCTCATACCCTTCATAATAGAAGAGGCCTATGAGGTCATATCAGCCATAGATTCCGGCGACGCGCGCCATATGAAGGAGGAATTGGGCGACCTCCTCTTCCAGATCATATTCGTATGCCAGATGGCAAAAGAAAAAGGGCTCTTTAGCCTCTCAGGCGTTATAGAAGATTCCCACAGGAAGATGACAGGCCGCCACCCCCATGTATTCGGACAGAGCAAGGCCGATACCCCTGAAGAGGTCTTGAGGCAGTGGGCGGAGATAAAGAAACTGGAGAAGAAGGGTGAAGAGGCGAAGGGATATCTCGAAGGCATTCCAGAGGTGCTGCCCGCGTTGCTCCGCGCCCACAAGGTGAGCCAGAAGGCCGCGAGGGCCGGCTTTGACTGGAAGGACGTAAGCGAAGTATTGGTGAAGCTCGACGAAGAGGTAGCCGAGTTCAAGGATGCCGTAAGACAAAGGGCGGCAGCTCATATGGAGGAAGAGCTCGGCGACCTGCTCTTCACTCTCGTGAACGTAGGCAGGTTCCTGGAAGTAAACCCGGAGGACGCGCTAAGAAAGACGATAGGAAAATTTATCACCCGCTTTCATCATATAGAAAGGTCTCTCATCGAAAGAGGCGGCGGCCTTTCATCGACGACTATAGATGAAATGGAGCGGCTTTGGCAGGAGGCGAAGGCCAAGGAAAAAGAGCGGTAAAAACAGAGGCTTCAGAAGATGTCCCCACAAGCTGTGGATAAGTTGTTGAAAAGAGGGCGGGTGCAAAAAACGTTGGAACCGGATTTTATGGGCGCTATGAAGGTTGACTATTTTTTAAGCAGTGATTGGACAGATAAATCAACGGGTTAGGGCTTAACCACCCTTATTCATTTAACCCGCTTTTTTGCCCCTTCGACTTAAAAAACCTTTTAAAAACACGAGTTCAGGCACCTGCATATACTTCGAGGCTATGATATAAGTCACAATTCCTATGCTTAAGCACGCGGTCAAGAGGAATGTCTTGCCGAGGCCACCTGTAACACCGATCGACTTGAACGCTACAAAATAGACCAGAGCCCCCATCACCGCTGAGGCGGCAGAAGCCTTAAGGGCCGACCACGCCATCTCTTTCATACCGATACGTCCGAACTTCAGCCTCAGTATCACGAAGAGCATAACACAGTTTACGGCTGACGCAAGCGTGGTCGCCAGCGCCAGTCCCCCGTGCCCTAACGGCCCTATAAGGACAAAGCAGAAGAATGTATTGAAGATAAAAGCGATGGCGGCGACCCAGACAGGTGTCGCCGTATCTTTAAGGGAATAGAATACCGAGGTAAGTATCCTCGATACCGCCACAGGCACAAGTCCGGCAGAGTAGAAGTACAGGGCAACGGAGGTGGCGGCAGCGTCCTGGGGCGTGAACTCCCCTCTCATGAATAGCGCCTCCACTATCGGATAGCTCAAGATTATCAGGCCGATGGTAGCCGGTATCATCACGAAGTTTACGAGCCTTACGGCGAACGAAAGGGACCTTTTGAAGGCGTCCCATTCCTTTTTCGCCACATGTTCGGAGAGGCTCGGAAGGACGGCGGTAGTGACAGAGACTCCGAAGACCCCCAGGGGAAGCTCCATGAGCCTTCCGGCGTAATAAAGGTATGATACAGCCCCCTCAGGGAGCTGGGAGGCGAACCACATGGTAACGAAGATATTAAGCTGGTATACGCCGATGCCGAAGGTTGCCGGGCCCATGAGGATAAATATCTTTTTTATCGCGCTGTCGTTGAATTTGAACGATAGCCCCGGGAACATGCCGAATCTGCTTAAGTAAGGGAGCTGCAAAAAAAGCTGTAACGCCCCGCCGACGAGCACCCCTGCTACAATGGCATATACCGGGGAAGAGATGAACGGGGCTATGGCGAAAACGCTCGCTATTATCGCGAGGTTAAAAAGGACCGGGGCAAGGGCCGGGGCGGTGAAGTGCTTGTACGAGTTCAGCACCCCCATGGCTATGGCCATGAGACCGATGAAGATCATATAAGGGAACATCCACCTTGTCAGCGATACCGTTAGCGAGAACTTCTCAGGGTCCGCGAGGAACCCCGGGGCCATTATCGAGACTATCTCTTTTGAAAAGAGAATCCCGAGGACGGCAAGGATGGTAAGTATGATGGCGAAGATGGTAAATACGCTCGATACAAGCTCGCGGGTAGCCTCCTTCGAGCGGCTGTTCATCTCTTCCGTAAAAATGGGGATGAAGGAAGATGTGAGGGCGCCCTCCCCTACAAGCCTTCTCAAGAGGTTCGAGATCCTGAAGGCCATGAAAAAGGCATCGGCCAGGAGGCCTGCGCCAAAGACGTACGCGAGGACGGCGTCCCTTATATAGCCGAGTACGCGGCTAAGGGCCGTCGCGGCGCTTATTATGGAGGCGGCCCCGGTGATC
It includes:
- a CDS encoding 50S ribosomal protein L27, which encodes MAHKKAGGSSRNGRDSNGQRRGVKRFSGQEVSAGSIIVRQVGSRVYPGSNAGMGRDFTIFAKVSGIVQFEDKGAKKFVNILPQ
- a CDS encoding molybdopterin-guanine dinucleotide biosynthesis protein B; protein product: MAPIISIIGKSGSGKTTLLEMVISELTRRGYSVGILKHDAHGFEIDHEGKDSWRHKQAGASVVALASPEKFAVIKDTSSEWPPERIIASYFTDVDVILTEGFKKSGFPKIEVVRKANSSRPVSSKDKNLIAFASDFRVSRRLPVYDINDFKGVADLIEKQIIKKHLEPGISLIVDGQQVELKPFIENLLRDGVSGMIKSLKGCDKAKEIEIRIKKG
- a CDS encoding murein biosynthesis integral membrane protein MurJ, giving the protein MSHERRITGAASIISAATALSRVLGYIRDAVLAYVFGAGLLADAFFMAFRISNLLRRLVGEGALTSSFIPIFTEEMNSRSKEATRELVSSVFTIFAIILTILAVLGILFSKEIVSIMAPGFLADPEKFSLTVSLTRWMFPYMIFIGLMAIAMGVLNSYKHFTAPALAPVLFNLAIIASVFAIAPFISSPVYAIVAGVLVGGALQLFLQLPYLSRFGMFPGLSFKFNDSAIKKIFILMGPATFGIGVYQLNIFVTMWFASQLPEGAVSYLYYAGRLMELPLGVFGVSVTTAVLPSLSEHVAKKEWDAFKRSLSFAVRLVNFVMIPATIGLIILSYPIVEALFMRGEFTPQDAAATSVALYFYSAGLVPVAVSRILTSVFYSLKDTATPVWVAAIAFIFNTFFCFVLIGPLGHGGLALATTLASAVNCVMLFVILRLKFGRIGMKEMAWSALKASAASAVMGALVYFVAFKSIGVTGGLGKTFLLTACLSIGIVTYIIASKYMQVPELVFLKGFLSRRGKKAG
- a CDS encoding nucleoside triphosphate pyrophosphohydrolase; the protein is MENRIADIGKLEALMERLRGEDGCPWDRAQTFDSLIPFIIEEAYEVISAIDSGDARHMKEELGDLLFQIIFVCQMAKEKGLFSLSGVIEDSHRKMTGRHPHVFGQSKADTPEEVLRQWAEIKKLEKKGEEAKGYLEGIPEVLPALLRAHKVSQKAARAGFDWKDVSEVLVKLDEEVAEFKDAVRQRAAAHMEEELGDLLFTLVNVGRFLEVNPEDALRKTIGKFITRFHHIERSLIERGGGLSSTTIDEMERLWQEAKAKEKER
- a CDS encoding 50S ribosomal protein L21, producing MHAVIKTGGKQYRVSEGDVLNVEKLAGDPGARVELSEVLAVGEGESIKLGTPTVAGATVVAEILGQGKGKKVIVYKKKRRKGYDKRQGHRQLFTSIKIQEIKG
- a CDS encoding MFS transporter; the protein is MKPAVRERRYPFGLSRNVFFTGVVSMFMDISSEMIYPLLPLFLTNVLGATKTAVGIIEGIAEATASLLKVFSGWLSDRLGRRKLLMGAGYGISALSRPIIALAATWSQVLGARFIDRVGKGVRTSPRDAIIADSTDNSKLGLAFGFHRSMDTIGAVIGPGIAFVLLLIFVDNLRLVFFASAIPAIIAVVVIILFIKERKRPKEDVIKLPKLSISSFNGPFRRYLLVVGVFSLGYFADAFLILQAENLGVQSALIPIIYLVFNVVYAASSTPMGALADRIGLRLMILAGFIYYSILFLFIGFSSSAIHIWILFPLYGLYKGMSEGTLRAYLATLAPEGQKATAFGVYHTVVGLMLLPASIIAGYLWDNVGASATFLFGSAMSALAAVLFLLLKTHRS